TTAAGCGGGCATTGCGCCGCAACGCCTTGGCCATTAGCGTGGGTAAATCATCTTCTGGATAAGTTAAGGGCACCAAGCCATCGATTAAAAATAAGTGGCTAATACGGGTTGGAAAGGCGCCGGCCAGCAAGCTGGCTACACCTGCTCCTAGCGAATGCCCCAATAAAGCGACGCGTTTAAGCGCTAATACGTCTAAGAGAGCATAGACATCCGCTACATGATCCCAGCTGTAATAACTTTGCCCCCCGCTTAAATGATCCGAAAAGCCATGACCTGCAAAATCCAAGGCGATTAAGCGTACGCGAGATAAGTTACGGGCTAATAAACTAAAACTGGCGACATTATCTAACCAACCGTGCAGTGCTATTATCGGCGCACCTGTTGCAGGCCCCCACTCGCGCACCGCTAATACTCGGCCATGTCTTTTAAATTGCCAGTCTTTATAGGCTACCGTCATGTTCTGGCCTGCCAAGTGCCATTAATGAAATGAAAGCAGGGTAAAAATGAGGATAAAGCACAGAGATGAATAGGGAACATAACCCAAGGCGCAGCTTGGCGGCACAACATACAAAAACCCTTAATAAAAATAACGAGCACAAGGTGTGCTTAATTTAGTCTTGTTGCCATTTATCAACGGCTTGCTGATCACTGTCTTTCGCACTCAGCCAATAGCTGCCCGCGCTAGTTTGTTCTTTTTTCCAAAATGGCGCCTGTGTTTTTAAATAGTCCATTATAAACTGACAAGCGGCAAAGGCTGCCTCGCGATGCTGACTGGCCACCCCGACCAAGACAATTTGCTCACCAAGGGCCAGCTCACCCACCCGGTGAATGACTTTAGTCCCTAATAAAGGCCAACGTGCGTTGGCTTGCTCCACAATACTAAGCAGCGCTTTTTCAGTCATGTGTGGATAATGCTCAAGCGTTAGCCCTTGCACCTGCGTGTTGTTATTCATCTCACGCACTTTGCCAACAA
This genomic window from Oceanisphaera avium contains:
- a CDS encoding alpha/beta fold hydrolase → MTVAYKDWQFKRHGRVLAVREWGPATGAPIIALHGWLDNVASFSLLARNLSRVRLIALDFAGHGFSDHLSGGQSYYSWDHVADVYALLDVLALKRVALLGHSLGAGVASLLAGAFPTRISHLFLIDGLVPLTYPEDDLPTLMAKALRRNARLSGRSLKPYDSFDQAVAVRINSRWPVNEEAAIHLLERGLRRTEQGWVWRSDIALTQPSLVRMSEAQLRTFLQHLTMPVLLVMAKGGEELALIAPLLNEIADLTLHTLIGSHHLHLEHEPAKLISAWINERLVEA
- the moaE gene encoding molybdopterin synthase catalytic subunit MoaE codes for the protein MIQVQTHDFDMAAEYATLSESHQTGAVVVFVGKVREMNNNTQVQGLTLEHYPHMTEKALLSIVEQANARWPLLGTKVIHRVGELALGEQIVLVGVASQHREAAFAACQFIMDYLKTQAPFWKKEQTSAGSYWLSAKDSDQQAVDKWQQD